A single region of the Roseivivax sp. THAF197b genome encodes:
- a CDS encoding ABC transporter permease — protein MERRSRSFYVLAGFFTLFVLFLYGPILTIGILSFQGPQGGLTFPMNGVSLHWFRDLFQEQAVGDIWGSFRRSFALGLMVMVTTVIVSVLGGLAFRKRFKGASVLFYLAIASLVIPSILISLGVGLIFNQLGFPVHWATSGFGSQLTWTLPFGLLIMFAVFNRFDKSYEEAARDQGATAWQTFAHVVLPIIAPSLLGVALFGFTLSYDEFARTLLTAGSYNTLPLEIFGMTTNVTTPVIFALGTLTTIFSFCIIGVFFLAVWLMSRRRDKGSDAGKGMV, from the coding sequence ATGGAACGACGCAGCCGCAGCTTCTACGTGCTTGCCGGGTTCTTCACCCTGTTCGTCCTCTTCCTTTACGGGCCGATCCTGACCATCGGCATCCTGAGCTTTCAGGGACCGCAGGGCGGGCTGACATTTCCGATGAACGGCGTCTCGCTGCACTGGTTCCGCGATCTCTTTCAGGAACAGGCCGTGGGCGACATCTGGGGCAGTTTTCGTCGCTCCTTCGCCTTGGGTCTGATGGTGATGGTCACGACCGTCATCGTCTCGGTGCTGGGCGGGCTGGCCTTTCGGAAGCGCTTCAAGGGGGCGTCGGTTCTGTTCTACCTCGCCATCGCTTCGCTCGTGATCCCGTCGATCCTCATCTCGCTCGGCGTGGGGCTGATCTTCAACCAGCTGGGCTTCCCGGTGCATTGGGCGACCTCCGGTTTTGGCAGCCAGCTGACCTGGACCCTGCCGTTCGGCCTGCTGATCATGTTCGCGGTCTTCAACCGCTTCGACAAAAGCTACGAGGAGGCCGCGCGCGATCAGGGCGCCACGGCATGGCAGACCTTCGCGCATGTGGTGCTGCCGATCATCGCGCCGTCGCTGCTGGGCGTGGCGCTGTTCGGCTTCACGCTGAGCTATGACGAATTCGCCCGCACGCTGCTTACTGCAGGCAGCTACAACACGCTGCCCTTGGAAATCTTCGGCATGACCACCAACGTGACCACGCCGGTCATCTTCGCCCTCGGCACCCTGACGACGATCTTTTCCTTCTGCATCATCGGGGTCTTTTTCCTGGCGGTCTGGCTGATGTCCCGGCGCCGGGACAAGGGGTCGGATGCGGGAAAGGGCATGGTCTGA
- a CDS encoding VOC family protein, whose protein sequence is MPLTGFSHVNVRTARLAEMVEWYTDILGMKTGPRPDFAFDGAWLYLGDNPFIHLVSVLEDPRTQDPKIEHFAFDATGMAAFAESLASHGVAFTIDPVPGFPLVQINCHDPDGNHIHIDFARAEAETAGLV, encoded by the coding sequence ATGCCCCTTACCGGCTTCAGCCATGTGAATGTCCGCACCGCGCGGCTTGCGGAGATGGTCGAATGGTACACGGATATCCTCGGGATGAAGACCGGCCCGCGCCCCGATTTCGCGTTCGATGGTGCATGGCTTTATCTCGGGGACAATCCCTTCATCCATCTTGTCTCGGTCCTAGAGGATCCCCGGACACAAGACCCGAAGATCGAGCATTTCGCTTTCGATGCGACCGGGATGGCCGCCTTCGCCGAAAGCCTCGCCTCGCACGGGGTCGCATTCACGATCGATCCGGTGCCGGGATTTCCGCTTGTCCAGATCAACTGCCACGATCCCGACGGGAACCACATTCATATCGACTTCGCCCGTGCGGAGGCGGAAACCGCCGGATTGGTGTGA
- a CDS encoding phosphate-starvation-inducible PsiE family protein, producing the protein MTKLSNAIDAAYERFAASISMLLLLGMAVVILVATFSFLRLTAGVVIGAPGGTSYTTLQALFDALLGAIIALELAHSVHLMVIGQRGFAQVRIVLVIGILAVVRKLIVVELEQVSGVLLMGLAAAVIALGAIYATLLWLDRNGKMPKD; encoded by the coding sequence ATGACCAAGTTATCCAATGCCATCGACGCCGCTTACGAACGTTTCGCAGCCTCGATTTCGATGCTGCTGTTGCTGGGCATGGCGGTGGTGATCCTGGTTGCGACGTTCTCGTTCCTCCGCCTGACCGCCGGGGTGGTGATCGGAGCGCCGGGTGGTACGAGTTACACGACGCTTCAGGCGCTGTTCGATGCGCTTCTGGGCGCGATCATCGCCTTGGAGCTTGCCCATTCGGTGCATCTCATGGTGATCGGGCAACGCGGTTTCGCGCAGGTCCGCATCGTTCTGGTCATCGGTATTCTGGCCGTTGTCCGCAAACTCATCGTGGTTGAGCTGGAACAGGTCTCAGGCGTGCTTTTGATGGGGCTTGCGGCTGCGGTCATTGCACTTGGCGCGATCTACGCGACATTGCTGTGGTTGGACCGCAACGGAAAAATGCCCAAGGATTGA
- a CDS encoding DUF4278 domain-containing protein: MTKMIYRGVTYTRTRHTQRAITKDLIYRGVAHDGMSEAQVARSAQTEMCYRGVRYTMKADGAIAWIKPQMAQRPTGSGAMQAA; encoded by the coding sequence ATGACCAAGATGATTTACCGTGGCGTGACATATACCCGGACCCGCCATACCCAGCGCGCGATCACGAAAGACCTGATCTATCGCGGGGTTGCCCATGACGGCATGTCCGAGGCGCAAGTCGCGCGGTCGGCGCAGACCGAGATGTGCTACCGCGGCGTGCGCTACACGATGAAGGCCGATGGCGCGATCGCATGGATCAAGCCGCAGATGGCCCAAAGGCCTACGGGTTCGGGGGCGATGCAGGCGGCCTGA
- a CDS encoding alpha/beta hydrolase gives MPKSTSTRPKTDLPAKVHDLVPRAAPAPADTHPYEHLDRISRALLARNTAGLSPFSIFQAWNDWALHMSRAPGRQIELAERAVKNALQVVSHTAGIGQDEDADPPFRPKPYDTRFAHDGWAKMPFLFWQQSFLATQDWWDHATDELRGLSAADSERVRFMVRQALDLVSPSNMPATNPEIIEETIARRGANIIEGAEHFLNDMTHTVMQTRTAPPEGFKLGEDLACTPGEVVFRNEIFELIQYAPATDDVHAEPILIVPAWIMKYYILDLSPRNSMIRYLVAQGFTVFVISWCNPTRDQADLSLEDYRKNGVMAALDAIGKIVPDRKVHAMGYCLGGTILSIAAATMARDGDDRLASVTLLAAQTDFSEAGELLLFLDESQVAFLEDMMWAQGYLDRPQMSRTFASIRAEDLIYARAVKRYFLGKADLPSDLTVWNNDTTRMPAKMHSEYLRGLFLENRLTAGRFAVEGRVIALKDIDVPLYVVGTETDHIAPWRSVYKIRLFTDCDLTFALTSSGHNGGILSEPGHPRRHFRIGHRPTGARYVDPDTWFAAHDPVEGSWWTDWVRWLANTSSGRAEPPPMGAPGAGLPPIAPAPGTYVHQE, from the coding sequence ATGCCCAAATCGACCTCGACCCGCCCGAAAACCGACCTGCCCGCCAAGGTGCATGACCTCGTGCCCCGCGCCGCTCCGGCCCCGGCGGATACGCATCCCTATGAGCATCTCGACAGGATCTCCCGGGCCCTTCTGGCGCGCAATACTGCCGGGTTGTCCCCTTTTTCCATCTTTCAGGCCTGGAACGATTGGGCCCTGCATATGAGCCGCGCCCCCGGTCGGCAGATCGAACTGGCTGAACGGGCGGTGAAGAACGCCCTGCAGGTCGTCTCCCACACCGCAGGCATCGGACAGGATGAAGACGCGGACCCGCCCTTTCGACCCAAACCCTATGACACGCGGTTCGCCCATGACGGATGGGCCAAAATGCCGTTCCTCTTCTGGCAGCAATCCTTCCTCGCCACGCAGGATTGGTGGGATCACGCGACGGATGAGCTGCGCGGTTTGTCCGCCGCGGATTCCGAGCGCGTGCGTTTCATGGTGCGTCAGGCGCTCGACCTCGTGTCGCCATCCAACATGCCCGCGACCAATCCCGAGATCATCGAAGAGACCATCGCCCGCCGTGGCGCGAATATCATCGAAGGCGCGGAGCATTTCCTGAACGACATGACGCATACGGTGATGCAGACCCGCACCGCCCCGCCCGAGGGTTTCAAGCTCGGAGAGGACCTCGCCTGCACACCCGGTGAGGTGGTCTTTCGCAACGAGATATTCGAGCTGATCCAATACGCGCCCGCGACCGACGATGTGCATGCCGAGCCCATCCTGATCGTGCCCGCATGGATCATGAAATACTACATTCTCGATCTCTCGCCGCGAAACTCGATGATCCGGTATCTGGTCGCCCAGGGCTTCACGGTCTTCGTGATATCCTGGTGCAATCCGACCCGCGATCAGGCCGACCTCTCCCTTGAGGATTACCGCAAGAATGGGGTCATGGCGGCGCTCGATGCGATCGGGAAGATCGTACCGGACCGGAAGGTGCACGCGATGGGCTATTGCCTCGGCGGCACGATCCTGTCGATCGCGGCGGCGACCATGGCGCGGGACGGAGATGACCGCCTCGCCAGTGTGACGCTTCTGGCCGCACAGACCGACTTTTCCGAGGCGGGAGAGCTGCTGCTCTTTCTCGATGAAAGTCAGGTCGCCTTCCTCGAGGACATGATGTGGGCGCAAGGTTATCTCGACCGCCCGCAGATGAGCCGGACCTTCGCCTCCATCCGCGCGGAAGACCTGATCTATGCCCGCGCCGTGAAGCGCTATTTCCTCGGCAAGGCTGACCTGCCCTCGGATCTGACCGTGTGGAACAACGACACCACCCGCATGCCCGCCAAGATGCATTCGGAATACCTCCGGGGGCTGTTTCTGGAAAACCGCCTGACCGCGGGGCGCTTTGCAGTCGAGGGGCGCGTGATCGCCCTGAAGGACATCGACGTGCCGCTTTACGTCGTGGGCACGGAGACCGATCACATCGCGCCCTGGCGGTCGGTCTACAAGATCCGGCTCTTCACCGATTGCGATCTGACATTCGCGCTGACGAGTTCCGGCCATAACGGCGGCATTCTCAGCGAGCCCGGGCATCCACGGCGCCACTTTCGCATCGGTCATCGGCCGACCGGGGCGCGCTACGTAGATCCCGACACCTGGTTTGCCGCGCATGATCCGGTTGAGGGGTCGTGGTGGACCGACTGGGTCCGGTGGCTCGCGAACACCTCGAGCGGCAGGGCCGAGCCGCCGCCCATGGGCGCGCCGGGCGCGGGCCTGCCCCCGATCGCGCCCGCGCCGGGCACCTACGTCCATCAGGAATAG
- a CDS encoding FecR domain-containing protein: protein MLRVMLLSLVLTGAPVTQALAQASGDGICVILSVEGAGEVFARGVRPRAAETGLGLGRNATLRTQAEARVTLQCDGDLRVIVGPDSEVAVARIVGDAPETFRMRLMRGISGFIFDGTGDDGSVQVQTPSAVAAVRSTEWAMQVTDGASAVFAREGAVDVVGETGRVTLGPGEGVDVASTGAVGPVVQWGQARINLFADLLGPDW from the coding sequence ATGCTTCGCGTGATGCTGTTGTCCCTCGTGCTGACAGGTGCGCCGGTCACTCAGGCCCTGGCGCAGGCATCAGGCGACGGCATCTGCGTCATTCTTTCGGTGGAGGGGGCGGGCGAGGTTTTCGCCCGCGGCGTGCGCCCACGGGCGGCGGAAACCGGTCTGGGATTGGGGCGCAACGCCACGCTGCGAACACAAGCCGAAGCCCGCGTCACGCTGCAATGCGACGGCGATCTGCGCGTGATCGTCGGGCCCGACTCTGAAGTCGCGGTCGCGCGCATCGTCGGAGACGCGCCCGAGACATTCCGCATGCGGCTGATGCGCGGCATTTCCGGCTTCATCTTCGATGGCACGGGCGATGACGGGAGCGTTCAGGTGCAAACCCCATCGGCGGTCGCCGCGGTCCGCTCCACCGAATGGGCGATGCAGGTCACCGATGGCGCCAGCGCGGTTTTTGCGCGGGAAGGAGCGGTGGACGTCGTCGGCGAGACGGGGCGCGTCACGCTCGGGCCCGGCGAGGGGGTCGATGTCGCATCGACGGGTGCGGTCGGGCCGGTCGTGCAATGGGGTCAGGCCCGGATCAATCTCTTTGCCGATCTTCTGGGCCCGGATTGGTGA
- a CDS encoding aspartate/glutamate racemase family protein, translating to MTQSALAAAKRAAPEIDFEGWTSFDGPAAIEGAADGDRAVPPLLALVKKASEGGAEIIIIACFDDTGLIEARALASCPVIGIGQASFIMAAMVSGAAAVITTVEAAIPVIEANLAQSGFDKSIQHVSAAQVPVLMLEDNPGQAASVFAEAARALPRHIDTLILGCAGAVTIAETIEAQVSCRVIDGVTAAARLCRAFG from the coding sequence ATGACCCAAAGCGCTTTGGCCGCCGCAAAACGAGCCGCGCCCGAGATCGACTTCGAAGGATGGACCTCGTTCGACGGGCCCGCTGCGATCGAAGGCGCCGCCGATGGCGACAGGGCCGTGCCGCCGCTGCTTGCGCTGGTCAAAAAGGCGTCAGAGGGCGGTGCGGAAATCATCATCATCGCCTGTTTCGACGATACAGGCCTTATCGAAGCACGGGCGCTGGCCAGCTGCCCTGTGATCGGGATCGGTCAGGCGAGTTTCATCATGGCTGCGATGGTGTCGGGCGCGGCTGCGGTCATCACCACGGTCGAGGCAGCCATTCCCGTTATCGAGGCGAACCTGGCCCAGTCGGGTTTTGACAAGTCAATCCAGCATGTCAGTGCGGCGCAGGTCCCGGTCCTGATGTTGGAGGATAATCCGGGCCAGGCGGCCAGCGTCTTTGCCGAGGCCGCGCGCGCCTTGCCCCGGCACATCGATACCCTGATCCTCGGATGTGCAGGTGCGGTCACCATCGCGGAGACTATCGAGGCGCAGGTTTCCTGCCGCGTGATCGATGGGGTGACGGCGGCGGCCCGATTGTGCCGCGCCTTCGGATAA
- a CDS encoding PotD/PotF family extracellular solute-binding protein has translation MSKIRYSRRSLLKTGGAAIAAAALPAPMVWGQESKNITLRQFGTGVSNLNEVATKVKEDLGITLEMTALDTDSVTQRAATQPDSFDIADIEYFVCKKVWPTGNLQAMDASRIANYDQIVGIFRDGKLTPESEIAQGTAPHTVGFVDGPDGTEFVDNESGWMTLIPTIYNADTLGIRPDLINRPINNWSELLNPEFAGKASILDISSIGIMDMAMVVESMGEMTYGDKGNMTREEIDKTFEIFTEAKKNGQFRAFWKTFDESVNLMASGEVVIQSMWSPAITAVKSRGIPCVYQPLEEGYRSWGGGIGLSASLSGMELDAAYEYINWYLSGWVGGFLMRQGYYSAVPATSKDFMSENEWGYWFEGKEATDTITSPFGDPLAQAGEVRDGGDFYSRMGSVACWNSVMDENQYMVRKWNEFIAA, from the coding sequence ATATCGAAGATCCGGTATAGCCGCCGTTCGCTGCTGAAGACCGGTGGGGCCGCCATCGCGGCCGCAGCGCTTCCCGCCCCCATGGTCTGGGGACAGGAGAGCAAGAACATCACCCTGCGCCAGTTCGGCACCGGCGTGTCGAACCTCAACGAGGTGGCGACGAAGGTGAAGGAAGACCTCGGCATCACGCTCGAGATGACCGCGCTCGATACCGACAGCGTCACCCAGCGTGCGGCCACGCAGCCAGACAGCTTCGACATTGCTGACATCGAGTATTTCGTCTGCAAGAAGGTCTGGCCCACCGGCAATCTGCAGGCCATGGATGCCAGCCGCATCGCCAATTACGACCAGATCGTCGGCATCTTCCGCGATGGCAAGCTGACGCCCGAAAGCGAGATCGCCCAAGGCACCGCGCCGCACACGGTGGGCTTTGTCGACGGTCCGGACGGCACGGAGTTCGTGGACAACGAATCCGGCTGGATGACGCTGATCCCGACCATCTACAACGCGGACACGTTGGGCATCCGCCCCGATCTCATCAATCGCCCCATCAACAACTGGTCCGAGCTTCTGAACCCCGAATTCGCGGGCAAGGCGTCGATCCTCGACATCTCCTCCATCGGGATCATGGACATGGCGATGGTTGTGGAATCGATGGGCGAGATGACCTATGGCGACAAGGGCAACATGACCCGCGAAGAGATCGACAAGACCTTCGAAATCTTCACCGAGGCCAAGAAGAACGGCCAGTTCCGCGCCTTCTGGAAGACCTTCGACGAGAGCGTCAACCTGATGGCCTCGGGCGAGGTGGTGATCCAGTCCATGTGGTCGCCCGCGATCACGGCGGTCAAATCCCGCGGCATTCCCTGCGTCTACCAGCCGCTCGAAGAGGGCTATCGCAGCTGGGGCGGCGGCATCGGCCTCTCGGCGTCGCTGTCGGGCATGGAGCTCGATGCGGCCTATGAATACATCAACTGGTATCTCTCGGGCTGGGTCGGCGGCTTCCTGATGCGGCAGGGCTATTACTCGGCCGTGCCCGCGACCTCGAAGGATTTCATGTCCGAAAACGAATGGGGCTACTGGTTCGAGGGCAAGGAAGCCACAGATACTATCACCTCGCCCTTCGGCGATCCGCTGGCCCAGGCGGGCGAAGTGCGCGATGGCGGCGACTTCTACTCCCGGATGGGCTCCGTCGCCTGCTGGAACTCCGTCATGGACGAGAACCAGTACATGGTCCGCAAGTGGAACGAGTTCATCGCCGCTTAA
- a CDS encoding ABC transporter ATP-binding protein, which produces MTAPTDLELIALTKRYGGTVAVDAIDHRFHSGVYACLLGPSGCGKSSTLRMIAGHEDVSDGSIVLGGRDVSHLPPAKRGTAMMFQNYALFPHLNVRDNVAFSLRMSGVDKASRDRRADEMLELVEMTALAERRPAQLSGGQQQRVALARALITRPQVLLLDEPLSALDPFLRIRMRAELKRLQRELGISFIHVTHGQDEALALADEIIVMNDARIEQAGPAREVFNAPRTAFVARFMGGHNVLSLPQGHIALRSDEMRVTAPDQGRLDGRVIGVEYQGTHVALTAEVAGGQEVTALMPDAAFIETPKDLGEVIGLQWDDRVAHPLSA; this is translated from the coding sequence ATGACAGCCCCGACCGATCTCGAACTGATCGCCCTGACAAAGCGCTACGGCGGCACCGTCGCGGTGGATGCCATCGACCACCGCTTTCACAGCGGCGTCTATGCCTGCCTGCTGGGGCCGTCGGGATGCGGCAAATCCTCGACCCTGCGCATGATCGCGGGCCACGAGGACGTCTCGGACGGGTCCATCGTGCTGGGCGGCCGGGACGTGTCGCATCTGCCGCCCGCCAAGCGCGGCACGGCGATGATGTTCCAGAACTACGCGCTCTTTCCGCATCTGAACGTGCGCGACAACGTCGCTTTCAGCCTGCGCATGAGCGGCGTTGACAAAGCCAGCCGCGACCGGCGCGCCGACGAGATGCTGGAACTGGTGGAGATGACCGCATTGGCAGAGCGCAGACCCGCGCAACTCTCGGGCGGTCAGCAACAGCGCGTGGCGCTGGCCCGCGCATTGATCACGCGCCCGCAGGTGCTGCTGCTCGATGAGCCGCTCTCGGCGCTCGATCCGTTCCTGCGCATCCGCATGCGGGCAGAGCTGAAACGCCTGCAGCGCGAATTGGGGATCAGCTTCATCCATGTGACCCACGGTCAGGACGAAGCCCTCGCGCTGGCCGACGAGATCATCGTCATGAATGACGCGCGGATCGAACAGGCGGGCCCCGCACGCGAGGTCTTCAATGCGCCCCGCACTGCCTTCGTGGCGCGCTTCATGGGCGGGCACAACGTGTTGAGCCTGCCGCAGGGCCATATCGCGTTGCGCTCCGACGAGATGCGCGTGACCGCGCCCGACCAGGGCCGCCTCGATGGCCGTGTGATCGGCGTCGAATACCAGGGCACGCACGTGGCGCTGACCGCAGAAGTCGCGGGCGGGCAGGAGGTCACGGCCCTCATGCCCGACGCCGCCTTCATCGAGACACCCAAGGACCTTGGCGAAGTCATTGGATTGCAATGGGACGACCGGGTCGCGCACCCGCTGAGCGCCTGA
- a CDS encoding ABC transporter permease: MSKQITAWLQAAPIGFVLLAFLVAPIVMIVIVSFWGATEYSIYPAFQFDNYEFLFGSPVTYTVFFNTFKYAFITWAFTLVIGFTVAYFLAFEVRSLKWQVALFLLCTIPFWTSNIIRMISWIPFLGRNGLANSTLMSWGVIDEPLEWLLFSDFSVILAFVHLYTLFMVVPIFNSMMRIDRSLIEAARDNGANGWQTLRHVIIPLCKPGIMIGTIFVTTLVMGDFITVRFMSGSQRANVGRLISNDINLLQYPSASATAVVLLVTVLIVIALFLRLVDIRKEL; encoded by the coding sequence ATGAGCAAACAGATCACCGCATGGCTTCAGGCCGCGCCCATAGGCTTCGTGCTTTTGGCCTTCCTCGTGGCGCCGATCGTCATGATCGTCATCGTCAGTTTCTGGGGCGCGACGGAATACTCGATCTACCCCGCCTTCCAGTTCGACAATTACGAGTTTTTGTTCGGCTCTCCCGTGACTTACACGGTGTTCTTCAATACGTTCAAATACGCTTTCATTACCTGGGCCTTCACCTTGGTCATCGGCTTCACGGTGGCCTATTTCCTGGCCTTCGAGGTGCGCAGCCTGAAATGGCAGGTGGCCCTGTTCCTGCTTTGCACGATCCCGTTCTGGACCTCGAACATCATCCGCATGATCAGCTGGATCCCGTTTCTGGGGCGCAATGGTCTGGCGAATTCCACCCTGATGAGCTGGGGCGTGATCGACGAACCGCTCGAATGGCTATTGTTCAGCGATTTCAGCGTCATATTGGCGTTTGTTCATCTTTATACGCTGTTCATGGTCGTGCCGATCTTCAACTCGATGATGCGGATTGACCGCTCCCTGATCGAGGCTGCGCGCGACAATGGTGCGAATGGCTGGCAGACGCTGCGCCACGTCATCATCCCACTCTGCAAGCCCGGCATCATGATCGGCACGATCTTCGTGACCACGCTCGTGATGGGGGATTTCATTACCGTGCGCTTCATGTCCGGCAGCCAGCGGGCCAATGTCGGACGGCTGATTTCGAACGATATCAACCTGTTGCAATACCCCTCGGCCTCGGCCACGGCGGTGGTGCTGCTGGTGACCGTGCTGATCGTCATCGCGCTGTTCCTGCGCCTCGTCGATATCCGCAAGGAGCTTTGA
- a CDS encoding GntR family transcriptional regulator: MTSTADLPTFTQSTMAGPSATLVDSLSLAIHEHRLLPGTKLGEDELSEIYKVSRTVVRSALQALSHLELVELKRNRGAFVSQPTVREAREVFEARALLEPRTARSAAERMTPEALARLEAHIAAEHAAIAEGAPGRALRLSGQFHIEISRIADQTTIAGFIERLVARSSLIIALYWRRQSALCEEHAHHALVEAFRSGDGTQAEDLMKSHLVDLVTALDLRDAPAPSVDLRDILAP; the protein is encoded by the coding sequence ATGACGTCCACCGCAGACCTGCCGACATTCACGCAATCCACCATGGCCGGGCCGAGTGCCACGCTTGTGGACTCGCTCAGCCTCGCCATTCACGAACATCGGCTGCTGCCGGGCACCAAGCTCGGCGAGGATGAGTTGAGCGAGATCTACAAGGTCTCGCGCACCGTCGTGCGGTCGGCGCTTCAGGCCCTGTCGCATCTCGAATTGGTGGAGTTGAAGCGCAATCGCGGTGCCTTCGTCTCCCAGCCCACGGTGCGCGAGGCGCGCGAGGTCTTCGAGGCCCGCGCCCTTCTTGAGCCGCGCACCGCGCGCTCTGCGGCCGAACGGATGACGCCCGAGGCGCTTGCCCGGCTTGAAGCCCATATCGCCGCCGAACATGCCGCCATCGCCGAGGGCGCGCCCGGTCGCGCCCTGCGCCTGTCCGGGCAGTTCCATATCGAGATTTCGCGCATCGCCGACCAGACCACCATCGCAGGCTTCATCGAACGCCTCGTGGCGCGGTCATCGCTGATCATCGCACTTTATTGGCGCAGGCAAAGCGCGCTTTGCGAAGAGCATGCGCATCACGCCCTCGTCGAGGCGTTTCGGAGCGGCGACGGGACGCAGGCGGAAGATCTGATGAAAAGCCACCTGGTGGATCTCGTCACCGCGCTGGACCTGCGGGACGCCCCTGCCCCCAGCGTCGATCTGAGGGACATCCTCGCCCCGTGA